In Pseudomonadota bacterium, one genomic interval encodes:
- a CDS encoding DUF839 domain-containing protein has protein sequence MQQEPRSDAACEQRNTQGGSEPQGGSEPQGGSEPQGGSEPQGGSERQCASEPQGGSERQCASEPQGGSERASGEYFQNVLNRALARRGMLKGMTAGAALVVAPALLKPRRAVATNAARGHGELRFETVMPGNEPDVVVPAGYEVDVLLRWGDPLFPNAPALDLDNQSAASQSRQFGFNADLVVWFPLPWYVRRSLQRSGELGARAAQWLGREFRSSKQRFSEHALICVNHEYTKGGDMFPAYDSSNPSAEQVAVEIEAHGVTVAELVLRGRAHDMDDMDDEREESERSAKWEFERSSPFNRRITGTTPMQIAGPLRGSSYVQTSRDPSGTTVLGCFNNCAGGFTPWGTLLTCEENFDQYFAHFDAADPANHLSRRIKAPSGESRRKWERFDSRFDLSSDQNEYHRYGYVVEIDPYDPSSTPKKRSALGRFKHEGAVSVLAKDGRAVCYSGDDARFEYVYKFVSSGRFQAGDRTANMDLLDEGILYVAHFGSGHTIGDEMGSGEWLPLVWAAGNPLDVAGYANQQEVLLDPRGAADVLGATPMDRPEDVDVSPKTGYVYVTLTNNSKRTQGNEANPRSPNPHGHIVELKEDGDDAAALSFTWNIFIKCGNPAVAADETKFGGLADPIAAGVSPISDPDNIVFDDSGNLWISTDGQFFSGSAGFGQNDGVFAVPVEGRDRGLLRQFLSGVPGAEVCGPEFSGDNRTFFCAIQHPHDGNAFSRQWPTDEPVVSKPSLIQINHARRRKIGR, from the coding sequence ACCGCAGGGTGGATCCGAACGGGCGAGCGGCGAGTACTTCCAGAACGTGCTGAACCGGGCGCTGGCGCGGCGGGGCATGCTCAAGGGCATGACCGCGGGTGCAGCGCTCGTGGTGGCACCAGCGCTGCTCAAGCCGCGCCGCGCCGTGGCGACCAACGCCGCCCGAGGGCACGGGGAGCTTCGGTTCGAAACCGTCATGCCAGGCAACGAACCAGACGTGGTCGTTCCTGCCGGCTACGAAGTCGACGTGCTTCTGCGCTGGGGCGACCCGTTGTTTCCGAACGCCCCGGCCCTGGACCTCGATAACCAAAGCGCCGCAAGCCAGTCCCGCCAGTTCGGCTTCAACGCCGACCTTGTGGTTTGGTTTCCGCTACCCTGGTACGTACGGCGTTCGCTGCAACGCAGCGGGGAGCTTGGCGCACGCGCCGCGCAGTGGCTTGGAAGAGAGTTTCGGAGTAGCAAACAGCGCTTCAGCGAGCATGCGCTCATTTGTGTCAACCACGAGTACACGAAGGGAGGCGACATGTTTCCTGCCTACGACTCGAGCAACCCCAGCGCCGAGCAGGTAGCCGTCGAAATCGAGGCTCACGGCGTCACGGTGGCGGAGCTGGTCCTGCGCGGGCGCGCCCACGATATGGACGACATGGACGACGAGCGCGAGGAGTCTGAGCGTAGCGCCAAGTGGGAGTTCGAGCGTAGCTCGCCCTTCAACCGGCGCATCACGGGCACCACACCCATGCAGATCGCAGGGCCGTTGCGCGGCTCGAGCTACGTGCAGACCAGCCGCGACCCGAGCGGCACGACCGTCCTCGGCTGCTTCAACAACTGCGCTGGCGGCTTCACGCCCTGGGGCACGCTGTTGACGTGCGAGGAGAACTTCGACCAGTATTTTGCGCACTTCGACGCCGCGGACCCGGCGAACCATTTGAGCCGTCGCATCAAGGCCCCGTCCGGCGAGAGCCGTCGCAAGTGGGAACGCTTCGATTCGCGCTTCGATCTATCGAGCGACCAGAACGAGTACCACCGCTACGGCTACGTGGTGGAAATCGATCCCTATGATCCCAGCTCCACGCCGAAGAAGCGTTCCGCGCTTGGCCGCTTCAAGCACGAAGGCGCCGTGAGCGTTTTGGCCAAAGACGGGCGCGCGGTCTGCTATTCCGGGGACGACGCACGCTTCGAATACGTCTACAAGTTCGTCTCCAGCGGGCGCTTCCAGGCTGGCGACCGTACGGCCAACATGGACCTGCTCGACGAGGGCATCCTGTACGTGGCGCACTTTGGCTCCGGCCACACGATCGGTGACGAAATGGGCAGCGGTGAGTGGCTGCCGCTCGTCTGGGCTGCCGGCAACCCGCTGGATGTGGCCGGTTACGCCAACCAGCAGGAGGTGCTGCTGGACCCACGCGGTGCAGCGGATGTGCTCGGCGCGACACCCATGGATCGACCCGAGGACGTCGATGTCAGCCCGAAGACCGGCTACGTGTACGTGACGCTGACCAACAACTCGAAGCGCACCCAGGGCAACGAAGCCAATCCGCGCTCGCCCAACCCGCACGGTCACATCGTCGAGCTCAAGGAAGATGGGGACGACGCTGCGGCGCTGAGCTTCACCTGGAACATCTTTATCAAGTGCGGCAACCCGGCGGTGGCTGCCGATGAGACCAAGTTCGGTGGTCTAGCGGACCCGATCGCGGCCGGTGTCAGCCCGATCTCCGACCCGGACAACATCGTGTTCGACGACAGCGGCAACCTGTGGATCTCGACCGACGGGCAGTTCTTCAGCGGCAGCGCCGGCTTCGGCCAGAACGACGGTGTGTTCGCCGTGCCCGTCGAAGGCCGAGACCGCGGCCTGCTGCGCCAGTTTTTGTCAGGCGTACCGGGTGCGGAAGTGTGCGGACCCGAGTTTTCTGGAGACAACCGCACTTTTTTCTGCGCCATCCAGCACCCCCACGACGGCAACGCGTTCAGCCGGCAATGGCCCACCGATGAACCGGTGGTCTCCAAGCCGAGTCTCATCCAGATAAACCATGCTCGGCGGCGGAAGATCGGACGCTAG